A stretch of Desulfarculaceae bacterium DNA encodes these proteins:
- a CDS encoding enoyl-CoA hydratase/isomerase family protein: MQADYKTLKIELKDGIAVLTMDNPPVNQMSDHFMAELKEATLAALADPEVKALILTGTGNIFVAGADVTQLLAVTDRARFVQKLMDIHQWFNALEQDPTPVIAAINGTCLGGGMELALACNYRVAVAGASVGLPEVKLGLLPGSAGTQRMPRLIGLPAAFDLISTGRFIKAEKGLSLGCIDQVAPAEQLLDAAKAAARKFLSRELNLRTRMASRRFDRLPSAMEKKDFINFIKAETAKKSRGLVAPLKIVEALEKGLTMDFQADIALEAELFTDCLLSDVAKNLIGIFLNERAAGRLPRIKGIEPAPIKKVGMLGGGVMGSSIVHLLLSHGFEAVLWEINQEALDKALAASQKTFAYKLKTRQIKPERLDALFKDKLTQTTDLAGLADCDLIIEAVVEDMEIKQEIWRKLEGICRPEAIFGTNTSALPISEMATVLADPGRMIGLHFFNPAERMPLLEIICAEQTSDQTLASSVAFARAIKKVPVVVNDGPGFYVSRQLGALMAASAFLIADGVDILAIDQAMRAYGLPMGPAALYDLTGIDINYHVGQTFAKKLGPRYALHPLVEAIYQLGDYGRKTGRGYFDYTGPEVVPNPRLQKVVEDYRTANGIAPKEMSSQDIVDTLLALAVNEAALMIEQGICDRPADMDLAMVHGTGFPPYRGGILRYADKWGLAKVLAKLTELEAAYGQRFAPAELIKTMAAGKRSFYQA, encoded by the coding sequence ATGCAGGCGGATTACAAGACCCTCAAGATCGAGCTGAAGGACGGAATCGCCGTCCTGACCATGGACAATCCACCGGTCAACCAGATGTCGGACCACTTCATGGCCGAGCTCAAGGAGGCCACCCTGGCCGCCCTGGCCGATCCCGAGGTCAAGGCCCTGATCCTCACCGGCACGGGCAACATCTTCGTGGCCGGGGCCGACGTGACCCAGCTGCTCGCCGTGACCGACCGGGCCCGCTTCGTGCAAAAGCTCATGGACATCCACCAGTGGTTCAACGCACTGGAGCAAGACCCCACCCCGGTCATCGCGGCCATCAACGGCACCTGCCTGGGCGGGGGCATGGAGCTGGCCCTGGCCTGCAACTACCGCGTGGCCGTTGCGGGCGCCAGCGTGGGCCTGCCCGAGGTGAAGCTGGGCCTGCTGCCCGGCAGCGCGGGCACCCAGCGCATGCCCCGGCTCATCGGCCTGCCCGCCGCCTTCGACCTGATCAGCACCGGCCGCTTCATCAAGGCCGAGAAGGGCCTCTCCCTGGGCTGCATCGACCAGGTGGCGCCCGCGGAGCAGCTCCTGGACGCGGCCAAGGCGGCGGCGAGGAAGTTCCTGTCGCGGGAGCTGAACCTGCGCACCCGCATGGCCAGCCGCCGCTTCGACCGCCTGCCCAGCGCCATGGAAAAGAAGGACTTCATCAATTTCATCAAGGCCGAGACCGCCAAGAAGAGCAGGGGTCTGGTGGCTCCGCTGAAGATCGTGGAGGCCCTGGAAAAGGGCCTGACCATGGACTTCCAGGCGGACATCGCCCTGGAGGCCGAGCTGTTCACCGACTGCCTGCTCTCCGACGTGGCCAAAAACCTCATCGGCATTTTCCTTAACGAACGCGCCGCCGGCCGTCTGCCCCGCATAAAGGGCATCGAGCCCGCGCCCATCAAGAAGGTGGGCATGTTGGGCGGCGGGGTGATGGGCTCGAGCATCGTGCACCTGCTTCTTTCCCACGGCTTCGAGGCGGTGCTCTGGGAGATCAACCAGGAGGCCCTGGACAAGGCCCTGGCCGCCAGCCAAAAGACCTTCGCCTACAAGCTCAAGACTCGCCAGATCAAGCCCGAGCGCCTCGATGCCCTGTTCAAGGATAAGCTGACCCAAACCACCGACCTGGCCGGCCTGGCCGATTGCGATCTGATCATCGAGGCGGTGGTGGAAGACATGGAGATCAAGCAGGAGATCTGGCGGAAGCTGGAGGGCATCTGCCGGCCGGAGGCCATCTTCGGCACCAACACCTCGGCCCTGCCCATCAGCGAGATGGCTACCGTGCTGGCCGACCCCGGCCGCATGATCGGCCTGCACTTCTTCAACCCCGCCGAGCGCATGCCGCTGTTGGAGATCATCTGCGCGGAGCAAACCTCTGATCAGACCCTGGCCAGCAGCGTGGCCTTTGCCCGGGCCATCAAGAAGGTGCCCGTGGTGGTGAACGACGGCCCGGGCTTCTACGTCTCCCGCCAGCTGGGCGCGCTCATGGCCGCCTCGGCCTTCCTCATCGCCGACGGGGTGGACATCCTGGCCATCGACCAAGCCATGCGCGCCTACGGCCTGCCCATGGGACCGGCCGCGCTCTACGACCTCACGGGCATCGACATCAACTATCACGTGGGCCAAACCTTCGCCAAGAAATTGGGCCCGCGCTACGCCCTGCACCCCCTGGTGGAAGCCATCTACCAGCTCGGCGACTATGGCCGCAAGACCGGGCGGGGCTACTTCGACTACACCGGCCCGGAGGTGGTGCCCAACCCGCGCCTGCAAAAGGTGGTGGAGGACTACCGGACCGCCAACGGGATCGCGCCCAAGGAGATGAGCTCCCAGGATATCGTGGATACCCTGCTGGCCTTGGCCGTCAACGAGGCGGCCCTGATGATCGAGCAGGGCATCTGCGACCGTCCGGCGGACATGGACCTGGCCATGGTCCACGGCACCGGCTTCCCGCCCTATCGCGGGGGCATCCTGCGCTACGCGGACAAGTGGGGCCTGGCCAAGGTGTTGGCCAAGCTCACCGAGCTGGAGGCCGCCTATGGCCAGCGCTTCGCCCCGGCAGAGCTGATCAAGACCATGGCCGCCGGGAAGCGGAGCTTTTACCAGGCCTAG
- a CDS encoding AMP-binding protein has translation MENRPWTKHYDTFTPTELRYPQVPIQEFLRMAASLTPDKAAMDYFGSLTTFEELNQASLRLAAALAELGLGKGDRVAMHLPNCPQYVIAYFAVLHLGAIVVNLNPQYTPSELKHIIEETGPKLIFSYDGAMAPLQTLLEMVEPFTVVVTGLMDYAPREADAALPELDSPEGWLNFTQLLEGAASPRPPRVTVSSQDPAVIIFTGGTTGTPKGAVLTHGNFVASFTAAGLWFESTMRMIPVERRAVMTVLPLFHVYAQICCLHYGVFHAATMILVPRFEADKFMDTLERVPEISFFPAVATLINAVVNHPRAPELGLNRKIKLLNGGGGPMPLSLIEQVEELGISYSEGWGMTETTSMGASNPAVGLKKHGSIGIPLVGAEIKLVDLEGGEDEVPLGEPGEILIKAPYVMSGYWNNPEETAKQLKDGWLRTGDIAVEDEDGYIFIVDRKKDMIIAGGFNIYPREIDEVLFEHPKVSEAISLGVPDPYRGETVKAFVVLKPGESADAQEIIDFCKSRLTGYKVPKIIEFRDSLPKSAVGKLLRKALRDEELNKQRGGN, from the coding sequence ATGGAGAACCGGCCCTGGACCAAACACTACGACACCTTCACCCCCACCGAACTCCGATACCCCCAGGTGCCGATCCAGGAATTCCTGCGCATGGCGGCCAGCTTGACCCCGGACAAGGCGGCCATGGATTACTTCGGCAGCCTGACCACCTTTGAGGAGCTGAATCAGGCCTCTTTGCGCCTGGCCGCGGCCCTGGCCGAGCTGGGCCTGGGCAAGGGCGACCGGGTGGCCATGCACCTGCCCAACTGTCCGCAGTACGTCATAGCCTATTTCGCGGTGCTCCACTTGGGAGCCATCGTGGTCAACCTGAACCCGCAGTACACCCCCAGCGAACTCAAGCACATCATCGAGGAAACCGGCCCCAAGCTCATCTTCTCCTACGACGGGGCCATGGCTCCCTTGCAGACCCTGTTGGAAATGGTGGAGCCCTTCACAGTGGTGGTCACCGGCCTGATGGACTACGCCCCCCGGGAGGCGGATGCCGCGCTCCCGGAGCTGGACTCGCCCGAGGGTTGGCTGAACTTCACCCAACTGCTGGAGGGAGCCGCCTCTCCCCGGCCGCCCCGGGTTACGGTGAGCAGCCAGGACCCGGCGGTGATCATCTTCACCGGCGGCACCACCGGCACCCCCAAGGGCGCGGTGCTCACCCACGGCAACTTTGTGGCATCCTTTACCGCCGCCGGCCTGTGGTTCGAATCCACCATGCGCATGATCCCGGTGGAGCGGCGCGCGGTGATGACCGTGCTGCCCCTGTTCCACGTCTACGCCCAGATCTGTTGCCTGCACTACGGGGTGTTCCATGCCGCCACCATGATCCTGGTGCCCCGCTTCGAGGCCGACAAGTTCATGGACACCCTGGAGCGGGTCCCGGAGATATCCTTCTTCCCGGCGGTGGCCACCCTGATCAACGCGGTGGTCAACCATCCCCGCGCCCCCGAGCTGGGGCTGAACCGCAAGATCAAGCTGCTCAACGGCGGGGGCGGGCCCATGCCCCTGTCCCTGATCGAGCAGGTGGAAGAGCTGGGCATCTCCTACTCCGAGGGCTGGGGCATGACCGAGACCACCAGCATGGGGGCCTCCAACCCGGCGGTGGGCCTCAAGAAGCACGGCAGCATCGGCATCCCCCTGGTGGGGGCGGAAATCAAGCTGGTCGATTTGGAGGGCGGCGAGGACGAGGTGCCCCTGGGCGAGCCCGGCGAGATCCTCATCAAGGCCCCTTACGTGATGAGCGGCTATTGGAACAACCCCGAGGAGACCGCCAAGCAGCTCAAGGACGGTTGGCTCCGCACCGGCGACATCGCGGTAGAGGACGAGGACGGCTACATCTTCATCGTGGACCGCAAGAAGGACATGATCATCGCCGGGGGGTTCAACATCTACCCCCGGGAGATAGACGAGGTGCTCTTTGAGCACCCCAAGGTCTCCGAGGCCATCTCCCTGGGCGTGCCCGATCCCTATCGCGGCGAGACGGTGAAGGCCTTCGTGGTGCTCAAGCCAGGCGAGAGCGCCGACGCGCAGGAGATCATCGACTTCTGCAAATCGCGCCTGACCGGCTACAAGGTGCCCAAGATCATCGAGTTCCGCGATTCGCTGCCCAAATCGGCGGTGGGCAAGCTCCTGCGCAAGGCGCTCCGGGACGAGGAACTGAACAAGCAACGCGGCGGGAACTAG